One genomic window of Chitinophagaceae bacterium includes the following:
- a CDS encoding four helix bundle protein encodes MKVNKYQDLIVWQKAMDFAAKIYGLTRKFPAEEKFGLTSQINRAAVSIASNIAEGAGRDSKKEFSQFLSISMGSCFEAETQIMLAKRIGLMKEQEIQPLMELSSEIQRMISGLKKSLLT; translated from the coding sequence ATGAAAGTGAATAAATATCAAGACCTGATAGTTTGGCAGAAGGCGATGGATTTTGCAGCGAAGATTTACGGATTGACAAGAAAATTTCCTGCTGAAGAAAAATTTGGATTGACTTCACAGATAAACCGGGCTGCCGTTTCGATTGCGTCAAACATCGCTGAAGGTGCGGGAAGAGATTCGAAAAAGGAATTTTCACAGTTTTTATCAATATCCATGGGATCTTGCTTTGAAGCTGAAACGCAAATAATGCTTGCAAAGAGAATTGGCTTGATGAAGGAACAAGAAATCCAACCGCTGATGGAGCTGTCATCAGAAATTCAACGCATGATTTCCGGGCTTAAAAAATCATTACTTACCTGA
- a CDS encoding DUF3341 domain-containing protein has product MKRYLLGLYDDDEVLLNAVDKVRAQNIKIHDVVTPFAVHGLDEKLGLRESKLHVGGFFIGLTGLAIAFSFMTWVFTANWPIVFGGKPHFSFPAFIPIMFEFTVLSASIGMTVAFLALCHLYPGRFREPLDPRTTSHLFGMVFKITDQTTKEEKDRISQLLKESGAVEVKEREMEKHY; this is encoded by the coding sequence ATGAAAAGATATCTTTTAGGATTGTACGATGATGATGAGGTGCTGTTGAATGCAGTGGACAAAGTACGCGCGCAAAACATCAAAATTCATGACGTGGTAACTCCATTTGCAGTACATGGACTTGATGAAAAGCTTGGATTGCGTGAATCGAAATTACATGTCGGCGGCTTCTTTATTGGCTTGACCGGTTTGGCCATTGCCTTTTCATTTATGACATGGGTATTTACCGCCAACTGGCCAATTGTATTCGGAGGAAAACCGCATTTTTCTTTTCCTGCATTTATTCCAATCATGTTTGAGTTCACGGTATTGTCAGCTTCCATAGGAATGACGGTGGCATTTTTAGCGCTTTGCCATTTATATCCCGGAAGGTTCCGGGAACCGCTTGATCCAAGAACTACCAGCCACCTTTTTGGAATGGTATTTAAAATAACTGATCAGACCACGAAAGAAGAAAAAGATCGCATCAGCCAGTTGTTGAAAGAATCAGGAGCGGTGGAAGTGAAAGAGCGGGAAATGGAGAAACATTATTAA
- a CDS encoding T9SS type A sorting domain-containing protein, producing the protein MYPSGKVLYNRFSIVVAFLMLRAFPNNAQSIPAEWHYHTDGNFLTSGIVDADEVYHVPYHDYVGYISHVFLLSVDSSGNEVSKVLLGDFQPKRIDKRLNTYGSGPDFFSNKIYSYDSNGLLRWEIDNPICPSGDGVPLKMLTDDSGNLYAISNNTCTDIRISVTKIDSFGNVLWTTYPNPNPDEADHFQDAALSKEGDLFLTGDFTARIRDDGSVAWFLDMYGETIAVDDSGNNYISNGLDKIQTTKIAPDGTVKWDVLFNANPALKSRIALDGDNNVIVLYTDNDTVLYSPHLIKYDNSGNELWTAQFTNLLPDYYSETLGLAIDSADDIAITMYAYPDAPYGDYYGYLTAKYSTDGNLKWYSLYELPYDHWYSNYLQDIKIDIKNNIWVAGESYTEGDEISYFDIFRFDGLATTVYAPDQAVISIWPNPFREGIQVNTSQFLPGSSIEVYDMMGRQVLAEKISAASCYFSFSHASSGVYLAIIKQDSHLIFSMKIVAE; encoded by the coding sequence ATGTATCCCTCCGGTAAAGTACTGTACAATAGGTTTTCTATCGTCGTTGCATTCTTGATGCTGCGTGCATTCCCAAATAATGCCCAATCCATACCTGCTGAATGGCATTACCATACTGACGGGAATTTCCTTACCAGCGGAATAGTAGATGCTGACGAGGTATATCATGTGCCCTACCATGATTACGTGGGATATATTTCACATGTTTTTTTACTTTCAGTCGACAGCTCAGGAAATGAAGTTTCAAAGGTACTGTTGGGTGACTTTCAACCAAAACGCATCGACAAGCGATTAAACACCTATGGTTCTGGACCAGACTTCTTTTCTAATAAAATCTACTCTTATGATTCCAATGGATTACTGCGATGGGAAATTGATAACCCCATCTGCCCGAGTGGAGACGGTGTTCCTTTAAAAATGCTTACAGACGATTCCGGTAATTTATATGCTATCTCCAATAATACCTGCACTGACATTCGTATTTCTGTTACTAAGATAGACTCTTTTGGAAATGTTTTATGGACCACCTATCCCAATCCAAATCCTGATGAGGCGGATCATTTTCAAGACGCTGCCTTAAGTAAAGAGGGCGATTTATTTCTGACAGGCGATTTTACCGCACGAATAAGAGACGATGGAAGTGTAGCCTGGTTTTTAGATATGTATGGGGAGACCATTGCAGTGGATGATAGTGGAAATAACTATATCAGCAATGGACTGGATAAAATTCAAACGACAAAAATAGCTCCTGACGGAACAGTGAAATGGGACGTCTTATTTAATGCTAATCCAGCTTTAAAATCGCGTATTGCCCTTGATGGCGATAATAATGTTATTGTGCTGTACACCGACAATGACACAGTACTGTATTCACCTCACCTGATCAAGTACGACAATTCAGGCAATGAATTATGGACTGCTCAATTTACCAACCTGCTGCCTGATTATTATTCAGAAACGCTTGGCCTCGCTATTGACAGTGCGGATGATATTGCTATCACAATGTATGCGTACCCGGATGCTCCTTATGGCGACTATTATGGTTATTTAACGGCGAAATATTCCACCGATGGAAACCTGAAATGGTATTCCCTTTACGAACTTCCCTATGATCATTGGTATTCAAACTACCTACAGGATATTAAGATTGACATTAAGAATAATATATGGGTGGCCGGTGAGAGCTATACTGAAGGAGATGAAATTTCTTACTTTGATATATTCAGGTTTGATGGATTGGCGACAACCGTTTATGCTCCTGACCAGGCTGTCATTTCGATCTGGCCCAATCCTTTTCGTGAGGGCATTCAAGTTAATACTTCACAGTTTTTGCCTGGTTCATCCATTGAAGTTTATGATATGATGGGAAGACAAGTTCTTGCTGAAAAGATCAGTGCTGCTTCCTGCTATTTTTCATTCAGCCACGCTTCATCTGGAGTTTATCTCGCTATAATAAAGCAGGATTCTCATTTGATCTTTTCCATGAAGATAGTTGCTGAATAA
- a CDS encoding cytochrome c oxidase subunit II, translating to MTTSLLVVIAIVLFTLVIFQLAKTTEFVGILRGDERTHLESDRINSRLMMVFLILGMIALFWSVYYFKDVMILNAASVHGVWIDSMFNVTLFFTGIMFVLTQIGLFYFAWKYKHTKGRKALYYPENNKLEMWWTVIPAIVLTSLVVIGLYRWFQITGPEPKDSNVVEITGKQFNWMLRYGGKDGKLGANQFEYITEGNGVGIDFNDPSSKDDFMPTEMHLVVNKPVLLKIKARDVIHDVGIPWFRVKMDAVPGITTRFWFTPTATTEEMKKKMNNPDFVYEIACDQLCGKGHFGMKGVVIVETQEEYDKWASSQQSFYDAAIKGTAEEKKFADLSEQLKNAEAAKANMEHHE from the coding sequence ATGACTACATCTCTTTTAGTTGTCATTGCCATTGTACTTTTTACGCTGGTTATTTTTCAGCTTGCAAAAACTACGGAGTTCGTAGGCATTTTGCGTGGCGATGAAAGGACCCATTTGGAATCAGACAGGATCAATTCCCGTTTGATGATGGTTTTTCTTATTCTGGGAATGATCGCATTGTTTTGGTCAGTTTACTATTTTAAGGACGTAATGATCCTGAATGCCGCTTCTGTTCATGGCGTCTGGATCGACAGCATGTTCAATGTAACGCTCTTTTTTACCGGCATTATGTTCGTGCTGACGCAGATTGGCCTGTTTTATTTTGCGTGGAAGTACAAGCATACCAAAGGAAGAAAAGCTTTGTATTATCCTGAAAATAATAAATTGGAAATGTGGTGGACGGTAATACCTGCCATCGTTTTAACTTCACTGGTAGTAATAGGATTATATCGTTGGTTTCAGATTACCGGTCCGGAACCTAAAGACTCAAATGTAGTGGAGATTACCGGCAAACAATTTAACTGGATGCTGCGATATGGGGGTAAGGATGGAAAGCTTGGTGCCAATCAATTTGAATACATCACCGAAGGAAACGGTGTCGGTATTGATTTTAATGACCCTTCGAGCAAGGATGATTTCATGCCTACAGAAATGCACCTGGTGGTCAACAAACCGGTTTTACTGAAAATAAAAGCGCGTGATGTAATTCATGATGTTGGTATTCCATGGTTCAGGGTAAAGATGGATGCTGTTCCCGGTATCACCACCAGGTTTTGGTTTACGCCTACAGCCACTACGGAAGAAATGAAAAAGAAAATGAACAATCCTGATTTCGTCTATGAAATTGCCTGCGATCAATTGTGCGGTAAGGGTCATTTCGGGATGAAAGGTGTTGTAATAGTGGAGACACAGGAAGAATATGATAAGTGGGCTTCTTCTCAGCAATCATTTTATGATGCTGCCATCAAGGGGACCGCTGAAGAAAAAAAATTCGCTGATCTCAGCGAACAATTGAAAAATGCCGAAGCTGCAAAAGCAAACATGGAACACCACGAATAG
- a CDS encoding cytochrome c3 family protein, whose translation MRTNTVLKRLAYEKMGETLPEEKPFFSRLLTKRAIAFYAIAGVFLLGFTITDSAMRLGRSKNYSPAQPIAFSHELHAGINQINCLYCHSSAEKSKVAGIPPVSTCMNCHKAVQQGESEAGTKEIQKIYAAFDKNQAIQWTKIHNLPDHVYFNHSQHVAVGKIACQTCHGPIETMPQVYQFASLSMGWCINCHRQTDVQFGSNNYYSMYTELHEDFKNGKIDKVTEEMMGGTECQKCHY comes from the coding sequence ATGCGAACCAACACCGTTTTAAAACGGCTTGCGTATGAAAAAATGGGAGAAACCTTACCGGAAGAAAAGCCTTTCTTCAGCAGGTTGTTAACGAAACGTGCCATTGCATTTTATGCGATTGCAGGTGTATTTCTTTTAGGGTTCACCATCACCGACAGTGCCATGAGATTAGGTCGGTCAAAAAATTATTCACCCGCTCAACCGATTGCCTTTTCACATGAGTTGCATGCAGGTATCAATCAGATCAATTGCCTGTATTGCCATTCCAGCGCTGAAAAAAGTAAGGTTGCCGGCATTCCGCCTGTAAGCACCTGCATGAATTGCCATAAAGCTGTTCAACAAGGGGAGAGTGAAGCCGGAACAAAGGAAATTCAAAAAATTTATGCAGCTTTTGATAAGAATCAGGCCATACAGTGGACCAAGATTCACAACCTGCCTGATCACGTATATTTCAATCACTCTCAGCACGTAGCTGTTGGTAAAATTGCCTGTCAGACTTGTCATGGACCAATTGAAACCATGCCGCAGGTTTACCAGTTTGCAAGCTTGTCAATGGGTTGGTGTATCAATTGTCACCGCCAGACCGATGTACAGTTCGGTTCCAATAATTATTACAGCATGTACACAGAGCTGCATGAGGATTTTAAAAATGGGAAAATTGATAAGGTAACGGAAGAAATGATGGGTGGTACGGAATGTCAAAAATGTCACTATTGA
- a CDS encoding T9SS type A sorting domain-containing protein codes for MKKTVLFIVLMVSITYLAFSQPVIKWQNTIGGNHDDYLNVAELTNDGGYILAGKSNSPIGGDKTENCWGPGSYDFWIIKLDASGNIEWQNTIGGTDQDELFTIQQTTDGGYIVGGHSYSHISGDKTQNNCSALFYADYWILKLDGAGNIEWQKTIGGDNEDWFGSIRQTTDGGYILGGVSYSGISCDKTENNVGNRDYWILKLDQSGNIQWQNSIGGSEPEWSCFVEPTFDGGYIVGGSSSSGVSGDKTEAGLGFGDCDIWILKLDALGNILWQNTISGDNHDWLRDIHQTSDGGYILGAYSESYISGDKTEYLSYEDYWILKLDTSGNIIWQNTIGGDGPDRLSSIEPTNDGGFIVGGTSLSDSSFDKTENNKGHDDYWMVKLDATGDVQWDKTIGGNGYDYFADILQNADGEYLAGGYSSSPISGDKAEAAYGSGTNDFWVMALTEKFNFMAGKVFYDFNSNSIQDSGEPSVANHIVKEANTGRFSFSESDGSYAVSVVDAGSFSVSPDTINYYTAVPSSYAIDFAGINEMDSLNDFALQPGGTFNDLAVMLTPLNGFNPGFNASYSLDYSNVGTTSLSGTIVFYPDPQLSYQTASSVPDVITPDSIVWNTGVLSPLQTGNILITLNVNSSTVLGSAISSGAILYPLLNDADTSNNSSPWDMVVTGSYDPNEILVNIHNIESAQMITPPYMEYIINFQNTGTDTAVNIKVTNKIPLKLDMSSFELMASSTPVELTFDQTTNKMVFLFSNILLPDSNVNEEESHGFIRYRIKPLPTLLSGDSIVNNASIFFDFNAPIKTNDAVTYIDEETAIEEAEISSSHLQLFPNPASQLVTIITDQPVSADGQLLVYDIYGREIYRLQMEHQQQVVMDVSKFADGIYIICLQANGKWFAEKIIKE; via the coding sequence ATGAAAAAAACAGTTTTGTTTATTGTACTCATGGTATCTATAACGTACCTCGCATTTTCCCAGCCGGTAATCAAATGGCAAAATACCATTGGTGGAAATCACGATGATTATTTAAATGTTGCTGAATTAACCAATGACGGTGGTTACATTCTTGCCGGCAAATCCAATTCTCCTATTGGGGGTGACAAAACTGAAAATTGCTGGGGTCCTGGTTCTTATGACTTCTGGATCATTAAGCTGGATGCATCAGGAAACATTGAATGGCAAAATACAATTGGGGGTACTGACCAGGATGAACTATTTACAATTCAGCAAACTACTGATGGTGGATATATCGTCGGTGGTCATTCATACTCTCACATTTCCGGCGACAAAACGCAAAACAATTGTAGTGCCCTTTTTTATGCAGATTACTGGATACTAAAGCTCGATGGTGCAGGAAATATTGAGTGGCAGAAAACAATTGGTGGGGATAACGAAGACTGGTTTGGTTCGATAAGACAAACAACTGACGGTGGTTACATTTTGGGTGGAGTATCTTATTCCGGTATCTCCTGTGATAAAACAGAAAATAATGTTGGTAATAGAGACTATTGGATTCTAAAGTTGGATCAATCTGGAAATATTCAATGGCAGAATTCCATTGGGGGATCTGAACCCGAATGGTCTTGTTTTGTTGAACCAACTTTTGATGGAGGATACATCGTTGGAGGTTCCAGTTCCTCAGGTGTTTCAGGTGACAAAACAGAAGCAGGCTTAGGTTTTGGTGACTGTGATATTTGGATACTTAAGCTGGACGCTCTCGGAAATATTTTGTGGCAGAACACCATAAGTGGGGATAACCATGATTGGCTTCGCGACATTCATCAAACCAGCGACGGCGGATATATTCTGGGAGCCTACTCGGAATCTTACATTTCAGGTGATAAAACAGAATACCTTTCTTATGAGGATTACTGGATTCTTAAACTGGACACATCCGGAAATATTATTTGGCAAAATACAATTGGAGGTGATGGCCCTGACAGGCTATCTTCTATCGAGCCAACTAATGATGGAGGATTCATTGTTGGAGGTACATCTCTTTCAGATAGTTCTTTTGATAAAACAGAAAACAACAAAGGCCACGATGATTATTGGATGGTAAAACTTGATGCCACCGGTGATGTTCAATGGGACAAGACTATTGGCGGAAACGGTTACGATTATTTCGCTGATATCCTGCAAAATGCTGATGGAGAATATTTGGCCGGCGGATACTCTTCTTCACCCATATCCGGTGATAAAGCAGAAGCTGCTTATGGTTCGGGTACCAATGATTTCTGGGTGATGGCGCTAACGGAAAAGTTCAATTTTATGGCTGGGAAAGTGTTTTATGATTTCAACAGCAATTCCATCCAGGATTCGGGCGAGCCATCGGTGGCAAACCATATTGTAAAAGAAGCGAACACAGGAAGGTTTTCGTTTTCCGAATCGGACGGTTCCTATGCTGTTTCTGTGGTAGATGCCGGAAGTTTTTCGGTAAGCCCAGACACCATTAATTATTATACGGCCGTTCCATCTTCGTATGCCATTGATTTTGCAGGCATCAATGAAATGGATTCACTGAATGATTTTGCGCTTCAGCCAGGCGGCACATTCAATGATCTTGCTGTAATGCTTACGCCTTTAAATGGTTTCAATCCCGGGTTTAATGCATCGTACAGTTTGGATTACAGCAATGTTGGAACTACATCTCTTTCAGGAACTATTGTTTTTTACCCTGATCCGCAATTGTCTTATCAAACGGCCTCTTCTGTTCCGGATGTGATCACACCTGATTCCATCGTCTGGAATACAGGTGTATTATCTCCGCTTCAGACTGGCAATATTTTGATCACATTAAATGTAAACTCCAGCACGGTGTTAGGCTCCGCTATTTCTTCCGGTGCAATTCTTTATCCTCTTCTTAATGATGCTGATACTTCAAACAATTCTTCCCCATGGGATATGGTTGTTACAGGATCGTATGACCCAAATGAAATACTGGTCAATATTCACAACATCGAATCCGCTCAAATGATAACACCTCCTTACATGGAGTACATCATCAATTTTCAGAATACAGGAACTGATACTGCTGTGAATATCAAAGTGACCAATAAGATACCTCTTAAGCTTGACATGTCTTCATTTGAATTGATGGCCAGTTCAACTCCTGTTGAATTGACTTTCGATCAAACTACCAATAAAATGGTCTTTCTGTTTTCAAATATTCTGCTACCCGACAGCAATGTGAATGAAGAAGAAAGTCATGGTTTTATCAGGTATAGAATAAAACCACTTCCAACACTTTTATCCGGAGACAGCATCGTAAACAATGCTTCCATCTTTTTTGATTTCAATGCTCCAATCAAAACCAATGATGCCGTTACTTATATTGACGAAGAAACAGCAATTGAGGAGGCTGAAATTTCATCTTCGCACTTACAACTCTTTCCAAATCCCGCATCACAACTGGTAACCATCATCACAGATCAACCTGTTTCAGCAGATGGACAGTTGTTGGTGTACGATATTTATGGCAGGGAAATCTATCGCTTACAAATGGAACATCAGCAACAAGTAGTAATGGATGTTTCGAAATTTGCTGATGGAATATATATTATCTGTCTTCAAGCAAACGGGAAATGGTTCGCAGAAAAAATTATCAAAGAGTAA
- the nrfD gene encoding polysulfide reductase NrfD: MHAESYLRPPLIQGNKTYLQITDDISRSVEAKPSRSWWIATSIAATVMCWGLFCIGWTVWFGIGTWGLNRTIGWGWDITNFVWWIGIGHAGTLISAILLLFRQKWRTGVNRAAEAMTIFAVICAALFPVFHMGRVWLAFFNLPYPNSRGPLWPNFNSPLMWDVFAISTYFTVSLMFWYTGLIPDIATIRDRAKSKIAKWAYGLLSFGWVGSAKHWQRHEMLSLVLAGISTPLVLSVHTIVSFDFATSVIPGWHTTIFPPYFVAGAIFSGFAMVLTLMIITRKVLNLEEYITLDHIESMNKIIVLTGSIVGCAYLTELFTAWYSQNPYEQYAFANRALGPYWWSYWGMMTCNVISPQLFWVRKLRRSVWFTFFMSIVINCGMWFERFVIIVTSLHRDFVPSSWAMYSPTWVEISIYVGSIGLFFTAFLIFAKTMPVIAMAEIRHIMKTSGEAQKKAAHAHEKSHGHDPHVVPQAI, encoded by the coding sequence ATGCACGCAGAATCGTACCTAAGGCCGCCGTTGATTCAGGGAAACAAAACATATCTTCAGATTACAGATGATATTTCTCGCTCTGTGGAAGCAAAGCCTTCCCGTTCCTGGTGGATTGCTACATCCATTGCTGCAACCGTGATGTGCTGGGGACTGTTTTGTATTGGATGGACAGTGTGGTTTGGAATCGGAACCTGGGGATTGAACAGAACGATTGGTTGGGGTTGGGATATTACCAACTTTGTGTGGTGGATCGGTATCGGTCACGCCGGAACACTGATCTCCGCTATCCTTTTACTTTTTCGTCAGAAGTGGCGTACCGGTGTAAACCGCGCTGCAGAAGCCATGACTATTTTTGCGGTAATCTGCGCAGCTTTATTTCCGGTATTCCACATGGGTCGCGTTTGGCTTGCATTCTTTAACCTGCCTTATCCGAATAGTCGCGGACCGCTCTGGCCGAATTTCAATTCACCGTTGATGTGGGATGTATTTGCAATCTCAACTTACTTTACCGTTTCCTTAATGTTCTGGTATACCGGTTTGATTCCTGACATTGCTACCATCCGCGACCGCGCAAAATCAAAAATTGCGAAATGGGCGTATGGACTATTGAGTTTCGGTTGGGTGGGTTCAGCTAAGCACTGGCAACGCCATGAAATGCTTTCACTGGTACTTGCGGGTATTTCCACACCACTTGTGCTATCCGTTCACACCATTGTATCCTTTGACTTTGCCACGTCCGTAATTCCTGGATGGCACACTACCATTTTCCCCCCTTACTTCGTTGCGGGTGCCATCTTCTCGGGTTTTGCTATGGTGCTTACGCTCATGATCATCACCAGAAAAGTGTTGAATCTCGAAGAATACATCACGCTTGATCATATTGAGTCGATGAATAAAATTATTGTGTTGACGGGATCGATCGTTGGTTGCGCATACCTCACTGAATTATTTACCGCTTGGTATTCTCAAAATCCTTATGAGCAGTATGCTTTTGCCAACAGGGCACTTGGTCCTTATTGGTGGTCGTATTGGGGAATGATGACCTGCAATGTAATTTCCCCACAGTTGTTCTGGGTTCGCAAGCTCAGAAGAAGCGTGTGGTTTACTTTCTTCATGTCAATTGTAATCAATTGTGGAATGTGGTTCGAACGGTTTGTAATTATTGTCACTTCACTGCACCGCGATTTTGTTCCTTCCTCCTGGGCAATGTATTCTCCAACGTGGGTGGAAATCAGTATTTATGTGGGATCGATCGGGTTGTTTTTTACAGCCTTCCTCATTTTTGCCAAAACAATGCCTGTAATCGCAATGGCGGAAATCCGTCACATAATGAAAACTTCCGGTGAAGCACAAAAGAAAGCGGCACATGCTCATGAAAAATCCCATGGTCATGATCCGCACGTTGTTCCACAGGCTATTTAA
- a CDS encoding cbb3-type cytochrome c oxidase subunit I yields the protein MGEIHEPHHHEHHKDTFITKYIFSQDHKMIAKQFLITGMFWAFIGGMLSVIFRVQLGFPNQAFPILETIFGKWAPGGIISPEFYYMLVTMHGTILVFFVLTAGLSGTFANLLLPLQIGARDMASPFLNMLSYWFFFMASVVMLSSFFLPEGASDVGWTAYPPLSGVRESAPGAGAGMDFWLVGMALFIFSSLLGGLNYITTVLNLRTKGMSMAKMPLTVWALLITAVLGLLSFPVLLGAAILLILDRTIGTSFYLDNIFINGHALPNDGGNAILYQHLFWFLGHPEVYIIILPAFGLVSEVLATNARKPIFGYRAMILSMLAIAVLAFVVWAHHMFVTGLNPFVASVFVFLTLLVAVPSAIKVFNWIATVWQGNIRFTPAMLFAIGFVSMFISGGLTGIFLGNSALDIELHDTYFVIAHFHIVMGISAFFGMFAGVYHWFPKMYSRFMNNTLGYIHFWVTMVGAYMIFWPMHYMGLAGVPRRYYSFDAFQSFNMFGSLNQFITFAAMLVFFAQLLFVVNFIFSIFHGRKLTTKNPWESNTLEWTTPIKAGHGNWPGDLPTVYRWPYDYSKNGEEFIPQTTPLKEGETGGH from the coding sequence ATGGGTGAAATTCATGAACCGCATCATCATGAACATCACAAGGATACTTTCATCACCAAATATATTTTCAGTCAGGATCATAAAATGATTGCCAAGCAATTCCTGATCACCGGAATGTTCTGGGCATTCATCGGAGGCATGCTGTCGGTTATATTTCGTGTGCAGTTGGGTTTTCCTAACCAGGCTTTTCCAATCCTCGAAACTATTTTTGGTAAGTGGGCGCCGGGTGGCATCATCAGTCCTGAGTTTTACTACATGCTGGTTACGATGCATGGTACGATTCTCGTATTTTTTGTACTCACTGCAGGTCTTAGTGGAACTTTTGCCAATCTCCTGCTTCCATTGCAGATTGGTGCACGCGATATGGCATCTCCGTTTCTAAACATGCTTTCGTATTGGTTCTTTTTTATGGCGAGTGTGGTCATGTTATCATCCTTCTTTTTGCCAGAAGGTGCTTCGGATGTTGGCTGGACTGCTTATCCTCCATTGAGTGGTGTTCGTGAATCTGCTCCGGGAGCAGGCGCCGGAATGGATTTCTGGCTAGTGGGTATGGCACTCTTTATTTTCTCAAGTTTGTTAGGCGGTCTCAATTACATAACTACTGTTTTAAATCTTCGTACCAAAGGAATGTCGATGGCCAAAATGCCTTTGACGGTTTGGGCCTTGTTGATTACAGCAGTGCTTGGATTGCTTTCATTTCCTGTATTGCTGGGTGCTGCCATTCTCCTGATTCTGGATCGTACCATCGGCACCAGTTTTTATCTTGATAATATTTTCATTAACGGTCATGCATTGCCCAATGATGGTGGTAATGCGATTCTTTATCAGCACTTGTTCTGGTTCTTAGGTCATCCGGAAGTGTATATCATAATTCTGCCTGCCTTCGGATTGGTTTCTGAAGTGTTAGCGACGAATGCGCGCAAACCGATTTTCGGTTATCGTGCTATGATTCTTTCCATGCTCGCCATTGCAGTGCTTGCATTTGTAGTTTGGGCGCATCACATGTTTGTTACCGGACTCAATCCGTTTGTCGCATCTGTTTTTGTGTTTCTGACATTGCTGGTGGCTGTTCCTTCAGCGATTAAAGTATTTAACTGGATTGCAACTGTTTGGCAGGGCAACATAAGATTTACACCTGCTATGTTGTTTGCAATCGGATTTGTTTCCATGTTTATTTCAGGCGGCTTAACAGGAATTTTTCTCGGCAACTCTGCATTGGATATTGAATTGCATGACACTTATTTCGTAATTGCGCACTTTCATATTGTAATGGGAATTTCTGCTTTCTTCGGCATGTTTGCCGGGGTTTATCATTGGTTTCCTAAAATGTATTCGCGATTCATGAACAACACACTCGGATATATTCACTTCTGGGTTACGATGGTGGGAGCGTATATGATTTTCTGGCCTATGCACTACATGGGACTTGCAGGAGTACCGAGAAGATATTATTCGTTTGACGCTTTTCAGTCATTCAATATGTTTGGAAGCCTGAACCAATTCATCACATTTGCAGCGATGCTGGTGTTCTTTGCTCAACTTTTATTTGTTGTGAATTTCATATTCAGCATTTTCCATGGCCGTAAATTGACAACGAAGAATCCATGGGAATCCAATACGCTGGAATGGACAACACCGATCAAAGCAGGTCATGGCAACTGGCCAGGCGATTTACCAACGGTGTACAGGTGGCCTTACGATTACAGTAAGAATGGCGAAGAATTTATTCCGCAGACAACACCATTAAAAGAAGGAGAAACAGGGGGACATTAA
- a CDS encoding cytochrome c produces the protein MRSLPYTLFQRVLKSRFRRFIASIFLLIFLSTSFSFAEVTADNGQKIFKQYCTSCHQINNKLVGPALKDVHKKQSEEWLIKWIRNNAALRASGDKDALAIYAEYNKNEMPAFLSFKDDDIKSIIEYIKVQSEAPAQQPGGTSTATEVHLLISLPTGSMLL, from the coding sequence ATGAGGTCATTGCCATACACGCTTTTCCAAAGAGTTTTAAAATCAAGGTTTCGCAGGTTTATTGCATCGATCTTCCTACTTATTTTTCTTTCAACTTCATTCAGCTTCGCTGAAGTTACTGCTGACAACGGTCAGAAAATATTCAAGCAATATTGTACTTCCTGTCACCAGATTAATAACAAGTTGGTGGGGCCGGCATTGAAAGATGTTCACAAGAAACAATCTGAAGAATGGCTGATCAAATGGATTCGTAACAATGCCGCATTACGTGCTTCGGGTGATAAGGATGCACTGGCTATCTACGCTGAATACAATAAGAATGAGATGCCTGCCTTCCTGAGTTTTAAGGACGACGACATCAAATCAATCATTGAATACATCAAGGTTCAAAGTGAAGCTCCGGCGCAGCAACCCGGCGGAACATCTACCGCGACCGAAGTGCACCTGCTGATCAGCCTTCCTACTGGCTCTATGTTGTTGTAG